Within Pungitius pungitius unplaced genomic scaffold, fPunPun2.1 scaffold_164, whole genome shotgun sequence, the genomic segment TTCTACACACTAATCGGGTTTCTTCGTTGGAGTGAAGTTGGTTGGTGAGCAGCAGAAACTGATTCCTGTAAATCAGCACCCACACAAGTCTGTCACAGCCACCAGAGAAATAGTAATTTACCAATGATGATAATGGTAAAGTTTTCTAAAGGCCTCCATTGTCCCGTTGATTGAAGAACCCGATTAGGTCCATTACGGCCACCAGGTGGCACTGTGGCCCTGAACTGAACCGCTAAAATATGACGTCATGCCGTGACTTCAATGTTCCAGTCTCATCAGATACATGACATGGAGATGAATATGGACCCCGTTGCTTTGAGGACGCACGggtttatgcccccccccccccgcccttccaACTAGATTCCATTAGACGTCCTGGTTTATGTGGCTAATAAACAGTATTTAAACGAGGCAGACAGCCCCTGAGGGGCATTTGATGCAGTGGCTGCTTTGTTCATCATCAGGTCAACCATCTCAACCTCCTACATTGTCCCTCCACTGCAGGTAGATCTGGCACAATAGCTCCAATCAGGTAGTTTTATTTATACGACATGGTCCATCAGAGACTGAGCGGACCATTAATGTCCTGATCTGCTTTGGTCACACGGGTTGAAAACAGGAGGCACACAGTGTTTGACTTTCTCCAAAAAAGATTTATTGAACAGTTTTCTTGTTGGCAGCTGCAAcctgtgggaaaaaaagaaggttcAGGCATTAAGTCAAAGCAGTGATGCAGTGCACAATCGTCTCTTCAAAACTAAATCCTATTACTCGCTGTGAAAAACTCAAGTATTTTAAAAGGTCCATCGTGCGGCTATAGAAAAGAAAACTAATCTTGTTTATCAATCGTGATCAAATGAAAGTTCCATTTTCTTATAATTTCCTTGCCACAAAATTGAATTTGATCAGGTATTGTCCAACTTCAGGAAGTAAGATGGTATcaaaaaatgcaatttcatgGGGGCTTGATTTTGGGGACAGTTACGAGGAGAGAGTGCTCTCATTTAGTCTTCTACAGAAATGACATGCAGACGCCTCGCTATCGCTTTGAAAAAGCTATCACAAGCTACAACACAAAAGGGGGGAGCGGCGCCACTGCAACACGCCGTCGGCCAGTTTCAGAGGCATGCAGGTGGGCGGGGCTGAGCTCATTAGCATGCTGCTCATTAGCATGCTGCTCATTAGCATGGGTAAACAAGTAGAAAACTTGTGCCATACGGTGAACTAGCCGAGCATAAAATTCCCTCCACATGTTTACCCCTTTTACCCTTGGATTATCACAACACTGCTGCCCCTCTGCTGATATTTTTGACAAGACCCAACTGTGATTTGTCTGTAAGCGAAGGCGGGCACACAACGCCAGTGGCGTgtcacacatgacacacaaatcactgctgctggaggacggGTTGCTTCAAGAGCCTCGCATGGCGAAGCGACACCGCGCCTGTGTACTCCCGTAACAGATGAGGTGTCACAGCAGCGCAACGGGGCGGCCTTTGTGTGATCCTCTCGCTCGCGgcacagccggggggggggtcttagtGTCACATGAAATGCCAGTGTGACAGTCAAAAACAACAGTATCCTGGCCACCCTCAGGCTGCACGCGATGCATTTATATTCCAGCAGCCAACAGCTAACTCACTCCCCTTAATCCACTCATGAGAGGTAAGAGAAAAGGGGTATGAATGGATATAAGATGGTGTTACCACCAATTTACAATTagcacactgcaaaaaaatgcAACGTTCAACAGAATTAGTAAAGACAGGTTAGTGTCTCACCTGGCCGGCAATTCTATCCAGGTCTCTGGTTCCCTGGGAGGTAAGTCTGCGACCACTGAAGGAAAGACAAAGGAAATGAAGGAACATGATAGCATCAAGCTACAcaacatggaaaaaacaatacaaaactgATTACACTTTCAATAACTGCCAAACACCACATTGACCAATGCTCAAGTCAGGAAAATCCACAGAGCAAGAtaccagccacacacacacacacacgtgtgtgtagaACTCTTGAAACAAAAAGGTACATCTCAATGCATGAACTAATCCTCCCCACTTTAACGGAATGAAAAACAAGCCAATCACTCCCGTTTAGAGGGTGATTACAGCTTTAGTAAACACTTGCTGAGCCAATTCAAGCTTAGATCTAAAGTCTGTTATCAGCATTTCATTAATGTGTGTTTTACAAACTCGATCGTATTACCAGTCGGTGAGTGCGTGTGTAGAGCACGCTGTCAACATGCCCACATTAGCACAGGAAAACCAACACATCCTGACTTTATTACACTAAATCTATGTAGATATTTATAAAACCGTATCGATAATCGATATGTCTGATAATGCAGATTGATGGAAAAATGATCAAGTCTTGCACAAACCCCTTTGTACAGCTACGCACTTTAATCAAACAGCTACAGGTCAAAGACAGAAATACCATCCATCTGTTTTCTGACTAAAACTTTGCTTTAGGCGGTTTTGTTAATTATAACTTTGCTTAacttaattaatttaaaattaacCAGCTAccattttaataattgttttaaatggAATGGATTTGTTGTGGTTGCACTAATCAGAAACAGTTGATTGAAAAGTACATTACACACCGAATACATGAAATGGCTCACATTTAAAAACCCAATCAAGGCAATGCTTAATTGTGTATTGAACGGTTAATTGCCACTCAGACTACTTGCaacaaatgaatattttaatgcaAGAGCCTATCCAGTGGATACAATAAATGGAGGTACTAACCCATTGGGATCCTTCTCGATCATCTTGAGGAGCTCGAGGGCCTGCAGTACCTTACGAGCCACGTTCTTGGATCCTACACTGTAATGAGCAGGGCACACGCCGTTCCTCTGGCGACTGCCGTAGATCTTGGTCATGGAACCTACACCGGCACCTCCACGGAGGTACAGATGGCGGACTGTCGATGCTGTGGGAGCAGAGGGGATGAAGGAGCAACGTCAGTAACTGTTGCCTTAAAAGTGCCCTCTACGTGGTAAAGGGCACCTCCTCAGATGAAGGAGTCTGGAGAGAGAACACCCTCAACATGCTCATCACTTGCAAAGACGTTATTGCTAtttgagttacttttaaaactttatttgcactctttacttttaaatgcatatttgcacttacattttgtattactattcaatgtatttattacgATTAAATTTGTATTAACATGTTACTCAAATACACTTGAAGTTCAAAATCCAAAGttattggatggaaataaatgacCACTCGCGGTAGCCAAAAGGAATACTTGCCTTTATGTTTCTACGGCTACACTGTGGTAAATGATCGTTAGATTAGTCGACTAAGtcattagttgcagctctactgcAGAGACTCTACACTCCACACACAGGTCACTTTCTGTTGGTTGGTGCACTTTTAAACTTAACTAATCCTTAGCATATATTTCGTTATATTTGtttcttattcctgcactatgttgtcgtACTGTCTGGGTCATGCACCAAcggccaagtcaaattccatgtatgtatattatggcaataataTATGATGTGAAATCAACACTCCTTTAGAAACAAGATGTACGAGGAAAATCAGCTTTCAACACCAATTGAAAAATCGTTTGACTTACCAGCTCTGATGTAGAACCAGTTCTCATCACTTGGGGCAAGCTCCTTGTGCTTACCCAGCTTGACGAGGTCCACCCAGTCCGGCACCTTCAGCTTTCCTGACCTGGAGACAGGAGGCGAGCGTCAGTGAGCACAACACTACCACAAAAGGCTGTGGAGAAGCTCTCCACTTACAACTGAGAGGACTCTGAAGACACTAAAGTGAATCAGGTGAAGTGGAGATCAACCTTTAAGTCATGTCAACAACAACACTTTATATTCCAAGAGCAGCTAAAACGTCGccagtcttaaaaaaaaaaaaataagcaaacaTGTTATAGTAATATATCAATCTGAATCAACCCTCAACCATGATAACACAAGCACTGCATCCTAACTCAGCCAAGAGCAAAGAGTTACATTAGTCTTTTAAGGGCTCTGAGATAAAACGCTCAACCTTAAAACTGGGCTAAAGAAATGTATATCCAGAATAATTAAGTAACGTAGTTGCGCAGGCTTGGATGAACTGGCGAGTATGAACACTGGGCATTAACCTCCACATGTGGGTGAAAGCGTGATTCTAAACAGTCATCCACCCATCGTACTCACTTCTTCAGGAAGGCCGACAGGGCACGGACAAACTCCTGCTGGTTGACGTCTTTCACCGTGACACCAGGCATCTGGAGGAGACACGTTTcagtgagattaaaaaaaaaatgaaaatacagcCCATAGTAGACAGTGGTGGTTTCTCGTTGAATAACGGGACACGTTCTCGCTGTTCTCGGTTTAAACAGCGAGCACGCGACAGGCTCTGCGGCATCGGTACCTTCGGGCTAATCGTGTccgacagagatgtgtgggtaCGACGGGGTTCCCACTGCGTAGCCAACTACCAACGTGATGTCGATGTAATAAAGACTATATCAATAAAAGGGTCAATTCAACAATTTTattgccgctgtgtgtgtgcacgggcaGCCAGAAGAAGCGTCACTTACAGCAGGGAAATACGGGCTAATGATCAAGCTAACTTTGACGGAACAGTTACGGGATAGACAATTTAACTACGTTAACACTGGTGATTTCTAAATCATAACGTTGGTCGCAATACCGTCATTGTTCCAGTAAATTCATTTCGGTAAATAGTACTTTAACGTCACATTTTAGGCAAAAAATAGAACCCACAAAAAGGGACAGCTAGCCGCTAGCTAGCAGGCCTCAACGCGGTAGCATGGAGGCAGCCATTATGGACAAGAGCTAAAGCGAAGCCGCATCATTCCAGTACAATTGTTTTAAGAACGAAATAAGACGTCAAATAAGCCCGTGTGAAGCTCAACCAGTTTTTCATCTCTAACTCATATCCTACCTGACCACATATCTGGGAAAACACTTTAGATTTCAAGCCATTTAGCACCATgtaacagagaaagacatgtaGCGCTTTACCTTGCTTGTGGACAGCGAAGGGAAGAGGGTGGAACGGGGTTTCCAACGGATGTTAAAACGGGCAGATCTCGTTCTGTATCGCGAGACCACAGCGTTGTTTTATGCATCGATGTCGCTCATCATATAATGGCCGTCATAAAATGAGAGGTCATTTCAAataatgttttactgttttatttgtctttaaaatatcttaaatgaCAAAATTAAATTGGTTGGGACTGGGCCAATATTAATCATTCCCATTCATTAAAGTATAGTTTCTAATGTGGTATTACCCTGAATAATCACATCGAGATTTTCAGACATGTTccagaaaaagagagggaaattGTTCTTTTTGAGATCACTGATGTCAGATgtatcatttatattttaactGAAGATACAGAGAAAATGTGATGTAACAGTGTCATGCTGCTTGTGTAATCTGTATCTTCCTACCCTCCTCGAGAGGTTACTTTAGAACTGTCTGCATTAGTTTTTTATTGTGGCTTCGTTTATGTGGGGCTCAATTTAGCCCAGCGTGCCATGAGCGTGGTTCTCTTGGCTGACCTGATTACTAGTGGGATATAGCTGGGTGATTTATTTTGGAGATACATGCACATTCTCCAGGCACAAGCTGAtttccataaaaaaagaaaaaaaatgaaggcaaaATTCTATTCTTAGACAATTTTTCAGTGGCTCCAGACTTAGTTGTCGCTAGTTGTCAGCAGAGCTTTATACAGCTCTATGTTTGCCGTTAAGTATTGATTGACTGATTTAAGATCCCAGGAATAACATGCATAATGTGAAGTATAAGCCTAAAGGTAGATTCTTGATGGAAGGCGAGCATTACACCCACGCAATACACCTGTGTTATCTGCCTCATTTGTTTCATGGAATGATGCCTAGATAAGACAGTAATGTTTTTGCTCATCTCTATTACCTCCAAACGCACTCCATCAAAAAGCAAATCGCCCCCCGGAGTTAAGAGtcacccattttttttttttcaattacaatTTAACTTGAGTAGTCCTCAAAATCTGAGCAAATTATCAAAATGATTTCTGCACATTTCTTTGAGcttgtatgtgcatgtgtgctttatttacatacccccccccccctcccatctggCAGTGGTGGTGCTGCCCTTTGCACATCTCCGATGGAAAAGGGCAGCCGCGCTCCAACATTGACACAATTGATATGTTTGCAAAGACAACGCGAGAGATAGAAGTCAGGTGGATAAGCAGAGGTTTATGAATCAGGTTTATCCTCTGTCAGTGGGGGCTGAcagtccagagagagagagag encodes:
- the rps19 gene encoding 40S ribosomal protein S19; this translates as MPGVTVKDVNQQEFVRALSAFLKKSGKLKVPDWVDLVKLGKHKELAPSDENWFYIRAASTVRHLYLRGGAGVGSMTKIYGSRQRNGVCPAHYSVGSKNVARKVLQALELLKMIEKDPNGGRRLTSQGTRDLDRIAGQVAAANKKTVQ